ACTTCACGAACGAAGGCGAAGCTACTGCGCATTACCTCGCGCAGACGCTCAAGTCCAAAGGATTGAAGGTGACGCGGCTCGCGCGCGGCGTGCCGGTGGGCGGCGAACTCGAATATGTCGATGCGGGCACCATCGCGCGCGCGATGCTCGATCGGCGCTCCGTATAAGGAATGTCCATGACAGAAACCGAAGCTCTCGCGCTCGCCACGCATCGTCACTACAAGGGCGGGCTGTATCGCGTGATCGGCGTGGCGCGTCACTCGGAAACCGAGGAAGCGATGACGGTTTATGAACATCTCTGGCCGCACGAGCGCGGCCTGTGGGTGCGGCCGACTGCGATGTTCGACGAGACGCTCGAGGACGGCACGCCGCGTTTTGAGCCGCTGTGAAGTCCCGCGCGATCGTCCGCGTGACCCGAACATAGAACAAATGGAACGGCGCTTCATGCAAGCCGATTCCGAACGATGAGCCGAGACAAGGAGACGAGAATGACCGCAACGACCGGGCCGCTCGCCGGCGTCAAGGTGCTGGAACTGGGCACGCTCATCGCGGGACCGTTCGCGGCGCGCTTCATGGGCGAGTTCGGCGCGGACGTCATCAAGATAGAAGACCCGAACGGCGGCGATCCGCTGCGCAAGTGGCGCAAGCTGTATCCGGAGGTCGGCGGCACGTCCTTGTGGTGGGCGGTTCAGGCGCGCAACAAGAAGTCCGTGACCGTGAACTTGAAAGCCGAGCAAGGCAAGGAGATCGTCCGGCGGCTCGCGAAAGAAGCGGACATCGTCATCGAAAACTTCCGGCCCGGTCTGCTCGAGAAGCTCGGTCTCGGCTACGACACGCTGTCCGCCGAGAATCCCGGCCTCGTGATGGTGCGGCTCTCAGGTTACGGCCAGACCGGGCCGTATCGCGACCGTCCGGGCTTCGGCGCGATTGCCGAATCGATGGGCGGCCTGCGGCACATCACCGGCTATCCGGACTTGCCGCCGCCGCGCATCGGCATTTCCATCGGCGATTCGATTGCCGCGCTGCACGGCGTGATCGGCGCGCTGATGGCGCTGCATCATCGGCAAGTGAACGGCGGCAAAGGGCAGGTGGTCGATGTCGCGCTCTACGAAGCCGTCTTCAACATGATGGAGAGCGTGGTGCCCGAATACGGCGTCTATGGTCTCGTGCGCGAGCGCACGGGCGCGTCGCTGCCGGGCATCGTGCCGTCGAACACGTATCCGTGCCGCGACGGCAGCGT
This Caballeronia sp. LZ062 DNA region includes the following protein-coding sequences:
- a CDS encoding CaiB/BaiF CoA-transferase family protein; this encodes MTATTGPLAGVKVLELGTLIAGPFAARFMGEFGADVIKIEDPNGGDPLRKWRKLYPEVGGTSLWWAVQARNKKSVTVNLKAEQGKEIVRRLAKEADIVIENFRPGLLEKLGLGYDTLSAENPGLVMVRLSGYGQTGPYRDRPGFGAIAESMGGLRHITGYPDLPPPRIGISIGDSIAALHGVIGALMALHHRQVNGGKGQVVDVALYEAVFNMMESVVPEYGVYGLVRERTGASLPGIVPSNTYPCRDGSVVIGGNSDPIFKRLMTAIDRADLANDPALASNDGRVPRTQEIDEAIAAWLSTRSIDEALAVLNAADVPAGRIYSVADMFTDPQYIARQMLQRFPWQDGREITLPNVTPKLSETPGETRWLGPQLGEHTDEVLKTLGYHPDDIARLRAAKVI
- a CDS encoding DUF1653 domain-containing protein — its product is MTETEALALATHRHYKGGLYRVIGVARHSETEEAMTVYEHLWPHERGLWVRPTAMFDETLEDGTPRFEPL